One Dermatophagoides farinae isolate YC_2012a chromosome 1, ASM2471394v1, whole genome shotgun sequence genomic region harbors:
- the LOC124491650 gene encoding zinc finger protein-like 1 homolog, whose translation MGLCKCPKRKVTNQFCFEHQVNVCEYCMIDGQHKTCIVGPYMNWLDNSSYESQCNLCRTDLNTSQCVRLCCYHIVHLECLDRYASKFSPNTAPAGYTCPCCMKPIFSFTSRTPITIQLEQLLSSYAWAKEGISLLNSGENSQSSAMNGQASFSSLLDDSTKITMPSTSTSTAIENRQENFQPRILHNSLHTKMNYSTAAPINVSNVTSFISTNSDLSFGSTSSMRSKFDNESRRPLLSSVNEIAEDKYRTKSPVEFFSRWLRSRSTYIKNQRTMSSLNLYKKFIIYGFLAFLFLFIVIHYFIKYGRQSAENDPFLNPEFDPNIRNHED comes from the exons atgggcCTTTGTAAATGTCCTAAACGTAAAGTGaccaatcaattttgtttcgaaCATCAAGTGAATGTCTGCGAATATTGTATGATTGATGGCCAACATAAAACG tGCATTGTTGGCCCGTATATGAACTGGTTGGATAATAGTAGCTATGAAAGTCAATGTAATCTATGTCGAACAGATTTGAATACAAGCCAATGTGTTCGGCTTTGCTGTTACC ATATTGTTCATCTTGAATGTCTTGATAGATATGCCAGTAAATTTTCGCCGAATACAGCACCGGCCGGTTATACTTGTCCATGCTGTATGaaaccaattttttcatttacatcTCGTACACCGATAACCATACAATTGGAGCAATTACTTTCATCATATGCATGGGCTAAAGAAGGTATTAGCCTTCTAAACAGTGGTGaaaattcacaatcatcGGCTATGAATGGTCAGGcaagtttttcatcattacttGATGATTCTACCAAAATTACTAtgccatcaacatcaacatcaacagcgATAGAAAATCGTCAGGAAAATTTTCAGCCAAGAATTCTACACAATTCTTTACATacgaaaatgaattattcaaCCGCGGCACCAATCAATGTAAGCAATGTGACCAGTTTCATATCAACAAATAGTGATCTAAGTTTTggttcaacatcatcgatgaGATCAAAATTCGATAATGAATCACGTCGTCCGTTACTTTCAAGTGTAAATGAAATAGCCGAAGATAAATATCGAACCAAATCACCggtcgaatttttttcacgttGGTTAAg ATCAAGATCtacatatataaaaaatcaaCGTACAATGTCCAGCTTGAATCTGTATAAGAAATTCATTATCTATGGATTTTTGGCGTTCCTATTTCTATTCAttgttattcattatttcatcaaatatgGTCGACAATCGGCCGAGAATGATCCATTTCTTAATCCAGAATTTGATCCAAACATTCGTAATCATGaagattaa
- the LOC124491648 gene encoding DENN domain-containing protein 10 has protein sequence MLKSYETLLSIHLIEERMDDVDEFMVDEIEIIGSSRYLWRWTYPSIDNDVRFFIEKRLAISSSSSSSSSLSTIFTYDYGKFTFYKIREKFIYILTNQSKRFSFVLLTIDFYPKYYQKLLKIFAEIFLTENSIQKLLNEYLTLIIMDRIEVMINDNGDDGKRILYFQRDNCIENEFDMKKLQSQLRSIIKMFSLDVILIYTALLLKKRIIIYGNDTRTLFEFVMALPLFIQHRLNMLDEQFIPNVDLQCPEQINDLKCRENFLSTFNDPRIEEHEDLYDVYINLATIEITISHRAKETFMMTKTHKDVAITFVRVAEKQSSTDQDVVDEISKKTNELLNNLYSSSSLVDDDNSVIRKSRLKEKFSSPNVEQFFFNLAMAECLPIVNDT, from the exons atgTTAAAATCATATGAAACATTATTGTCAATACATTTGATTGAAGAACGAatggatgatgttgatgaatttatggttgatgaaattgaaataattggTAGTAGTCGATATTTATGGCGTTGGACTTATCCAtctattgataatgatgtacgtttttttattgaaaaacgtttagccatatcatcatcatcatcatcatcgtcctCATTGTCAACAATATTCACATATGACTATG GAAAATTTACTTTCTATAAAATAcgtgaaaaattcatctacATCCTTaccaatcaatcgaaaagATTCAGTTTTGTATTGTTGACTATCGATTTCTATCCaaaatattatcaaaaattattaaaaatttttgctgaaatttttctgactgaaaattctattcaaaaattattgaatgaatatctaACTTTGATAATTATGGATCGTATTGAagtgatgatcaatgataatggtgatgatggtaaacGAATACTTTATTTTCAACGTGACAattgtattgaaaatgaatttgatatgaaaaaattacaatcacAATTACGGTCaattataaaaatgttttcattggaTGTGATTCTCATTTACACGGCATTATTGTTGAAGAAAAGAATCATAATCTATGGAAATGATACACGgacattatttgaatttgttatGGCATTACCATTGTTCATACAACATCGATTAAACATGCTCGATGAACAATTCATTCCGAATGTTGATCTACAATGTCCAGAACAGattaatgatttgaaatgtcgtgaaaattttctatcaACATTTAATGATCCACGTATTGAAGAACATGAAGATCTTTATGATGTTTATATAAATCTAGCTACAATCGAAATAACTATTTCACATAGAGCAAAAGAAACATTCATGATGACCAAAACACATAAAGATGTTGCTATCACATTTGTTCGTGTAGCTGAAAAGCAAAGCTCTACCGATCAAGATGTTGTGGatgaaatatcaaaaaaaaccaatgaattattaaataACCTGTACTCTTCGTCGTCATtggtggatgatgataattcagtGATAAGAAAATCTAGATtaaaggaaaaattttcctcaccaaatgttgaacaatttttcttcaatcttGCCATGGCTGAATGTTTGCCAATTGTCAATGATACATGA
- the Mnat9 gene encoding microtubule-associated Nat9 has product MSNVERVLVKNVEMKQKHQIWSNRLILVPYRSHHVSRYNSWMQDPQLQYLTGSEPLTLEDEYKMLESWNNDPEKCTFIILDRKHYESEMKQKNLPNDPIECEIESMIGDVNLYICHDDDDDNDNEQAPMAEIEIMIAEQSARRKGYGREATMLMMKFGHEILGIQKFQAKIKTSNIHSQRMFTEIFGFIESGRSTVFDEITYVCDLIDGDKPNYHRLRQMFDESDCHYKIC; this is encoded by the coding sequence atgtccAACGTCGAACGTGTGTTAGTGAAAAACGTCGaaatgaaacagaaacaTCAAATATGGTCCAATCGTTTGATATTGGTTCCCTATCGATCACATCATGTATCACGTTATAATAGCTGGATGCAAGATCCACAACTACAATATTTGACCGGTTCTGAACCATTAACATTAGaagatgaatataaaatgcTTGAATCATGGAATAATGATCCTGAGAAAtgtacattcatcattttagaTCGTAAACATTATGAATCCgaaatgaaacagaaaaatttgcCGAATGATCCAATTGAAtgtgaaattgaatcaatgattggtGATGTTAATCTATACATttgccatgatgatgatgatgataatgataatgaacaagCACCGATGgctgaaattgaaattatgatTGCCGAACAAAGTGCACGACGAAAAGGCTATGGTCGTGAAGCGacaatgttaatgatgaaatttggtCACGAAATTCTGGgtattcaaaaatttcaggcaaaaattaaaacatccaatattcattcacaacGTATGTTTACCGAAATATTTGGTTTCATTGAATCCGGTCGTTCGACAGTATTCGATGAAATTACCTATGTTTGTGATCTGATCGATGGGGACAAAccaaattatcatcgtctAAGACAAATGTTTGATGAATCTGATTGTCATTATAAAATCtgttaa
- the LOC124491649 gene encoding uncharacterized protein LOC124491649, which yields MSLVNYGSSDDDDENESDVISETLPSESNEQKSIHSISDIKSTNVHSRPSLSSSLSSLTFKSLTKPTNFITSNSRIQIKAFDDDLVTNRQDSDSDDEDNRARKRMKRSEKGSSLISMLPKPKTTIINSDKQTTNGSTTSSLVSLVPNSVSNRTKASEKTSLSTKLKTVEKESVSNFFFADSDNDDDDADDDDNVKIKMIPKPWLTEDTNNKTVMDFNYPPEPCSSSYQAEKEKISAPIYGPSKPIEQEEQSSIHYLDPNDDITYKKYIASKFDDNTENIKIIDVNLNQHLSENKDWLKNISLEKDIVDEALEAKAPNSTAKRKNQITFLAYQAKKRELELKNQWAQNRLSKSQTRAKYGF from the coding sequence atgtccttGGTTAATTATGGTtctagtgatgatgatgatgaaaatgaatccgATGTAATTTCAGAAACTTTGCCATCCGAATCAAATGAACAgaaatcgattcattcaatttcagaTATAAAATCCACAAATGTTCATTCTcgtccatcattatcatcatcactttctTCATTAACTTTTAAAAGTCTTACAAAACCAACAAATTTCATCACATCGAATTCTCGGATACAAATTAAagcttttgatgatgacttaGTGACGAATCGACAAGATAGTGATtccgatgatgaagataatcGTGCACGAAAACGCATGAAACGTTCGGAAAAAGGTTCAAGTTTGATATCAATGTTGCCTAAACCTAAAACAACTATCATAAACAGCGATAAACAAACCACAAATGGATCAACAACCTCTTCTCTAGTTTCTTTGGTTCCGAATTCTGTTTCGAATCGTACAAAAGCTTCTGAAAAAACTTCATTATctacaaaattaaaaacggtagaaaaagaaagtgtttcaaatttctttttcgcTGATTCAGacaatgacgacgatgatgctgatgatgatgataatgttaaaatcaaaatgattccaAAACCTTGGCTGACAGAAGATACGAATAATAAAACAGTTATGGATTTCAACTATCCACCTGAACcctgttcatcatcataccaagctgaaaaggaaaaaatatcGGCACCAATTTATGGCCCATCCAAACCAATCGAACAAGAAGAACAATCATCGATCCATTATCttgatccaaatgatgaCATAACATATAAAAAATACATTGCATCAaaattcgatgataatactgagaatatcaaaattatcgatgTAAATCTTAATCAACATTTGTCAGAAAACAAAGATTGgttaaaaaatatttcattggaaaaagatATCGTAGATGAAGCACTGGAAGCAAAAGCACCAAATTCAACGGCCAAACGAAAGAATCAGATTACATTTCTTGCTTATCAGGCTAAAAAACGTGAATTagaattaaaaaatcaatgggCACAGAATCGTCTATCGAAATCACAGACAAGAGCAAAATATGGATTCTAA
- the LOC124491652 gene encoding microtubule-associated protein 1 light chain 3 gamma — MPFNITFLRKNCTENEKTYKQRKSFAMRREEVLGIRTKFPNKIPIIVERSPKERSLPRLDKTKFLVPQELSMGKFMTIIRNRMNLNTRYSMHFMINNKTVAVGMTRTMNEIYKEHKDKDGFLYITYSSQEIFG, encoded by the exons atgccATTCAATATAACATTTTTACGAAAAAATTGtacagaaaatgaaaaaacttaTAAACAACGTAAATCATTTG cTATGCGCCGTGAAGAAGTATTGGGAATTCGGACaaaatttccaaataaaattccg ATTATTGTTGAACGTTCACCAAAAGAACGATCATTACCACGATTGGATAAGACTAAATTTCTTGTTCCACAAGAATTATCAATGGGAAAATTTATGACTATAATCAG aaatcgaatgaatttaaacACACGATATTCAATGCATTtcatgatcaataataaaacagtAGCGGTTGGAATGACTCGTACAATGAACGAAATATATAAAGAACATAAAGATAAAGATGGTTTTCTTTACATAACATATTCATCGCAAGAAATTTTTGGGTAA